In Candidatus Defluviilinea proxima, a single genomic region encodes these proteins:
- a CDS encoding transcriptional regulator: protein MNKNIVLTLTGHDRVGIVKEIANVLVKHGGNVENSRMARLGGEFAMLALIALEEKDLPALEADFQKLRGEGFQITLLPTETEHAKKYAGWLPYQIEVLGADHEGIIYEIAQHLAQQGINFEDVETTTAPAPMSGTPIFKMQATVLVPPNLPFNKWSDALEEIGDKLNVTVEVTMVK, encoded by the coding sequence ATGAACAAGAACATTGTCCTTACACTCACAGGACACGACCGGGTCGGGATCGTCAAAGAGATCGCCAATGTGCTGGTTAAACATGGAGGAAATGTAGAGAACAGCCGTATGGCACGCCTCGGCGGGGAATTTGCCATGCTGGCATTAATTGCTCTCGAAGAGAAGGACTTGCCCGCCCTTGAAGCAGATTTTCAAAAGCTACGCGGCGAGGGATTCCAGATCACGCTCCTCCCCACCGAGACTGAACACGCCAAGAAATATGCAGGTTGGCTCCCCTACCAGATCGAAGTGCTGGGCGCGGACCACGAAGGCATCATCTACGAGATCGCTCAACACCTCGCTCAACAAGGCATCAACTTCGAAGACGTGGAGACGACAACCGCTCCCGCCCCCATGAGCGGCACTCCCATCTTCAAGATGCAAGCCACTGTCCTTGTGCCGCCCAACCTACCCTTCAACAAATGGAGCGACGCACTCGAAGAGATCGGCGATAAACTGAATGTCACTGTCGAAGTGACGATGGTGAAGTAA
- a CDS encoding STAS domain-containing protein, with protein sequence MDLQYNETNGTRIIKLTGKLDIIGTGAIETKFAGYSAGEHTHMLVDLSDVDFLASIGIRLLVLTAKSIASRGGKMALVNPTSDVRGVLEVTGIPAIIPIYSDLESAQAGISSEKFA encoded by the coding sequence ATGGACTTACAGTATAACGAAACGAATGGAACACGCATTATCAAACTGACTGGCAAGCTCGATATTATCGGCACGGGGGCCATCGAAACAAAGTTTGCAGGATACTCCGCAGGAGAACACACTCACATGCTCGTTGATCTTTCCGATGTAGATTTTCTTGCATCCATCGGCATTCGTCTGTTGGTGTTGACTGCCAAATCCATCGCGAGTCGTGGCGGCAAAATGGCGCTGGTCAACCCAACGTCTGATGTGAGAGGCGTGCTGGAAGTGACAGGTATCCCTGCCATCATCCCGATCTATTCCGACTTGGAATCAGCTCAAGCTGGCATTTCATCTGAAAAATTTGCTTAG